Proteins from a single region of Candidatus Puniceispirillum marinum IMCC1322:
- the pyk gene encoding pyruvate kinase produces MTALEAFPDMVTNGQRRATKIVATIGNVSSDPDCLRRLINAGVNVFRLNFSHGTQEEQGARIDAIRQIETETGIPTCILADMQGPKYRVGEVADGVEVKAGDQITFDQNEAIGSATRVGLPHPEIFAAMYPGARFLMDDGKLVLVVKSLSNDSFVAEVVVGGPLKSRKGVNIPDIVLDTKPLTEKDMSDLEFALSKNVDWVALSFVQRASDMVEARTLVGKRAALMAKIEKPAALKELAAIIEASDGIMVARGDLGVELPPEDVPAWQKKIIAKCRLVGKPVVVATQMLESMITAPAPTRAEASDVAGAVFDGTDAVMLSAETAAGAYPIESVEIMARIVRAAEAHIREDDASKYAQLPVEPTVYHAVARASVALADAVDADVMVAFSTSGNTAIRIARERPDTPFIVMTPHMEVQRRLALLWGTTTAHSAFSHDFENAIAEAGDLVRKKGMASKGGHIVVVAGMPFGIAGTTNSMRVVRI; encoded by the coding sequence ATGACAGCATTAGAGGCATTTCCAGATATGGTCACAAATGGGCAAAGACGTGCGACAAAGATTGTGGCAACAATTGGAAATGTGTCCTCTGACCCAGATTGCTTGCGGCGTCTGATCAATGCGGGGGTGAATGTTTTTCGCCTGAATTTTTCACATGGAACGCAGGAAGAGCAAGGCGCCCGGATTGATGCGATTAGGCAGATCGAAACCGAAACAGGAATTCCAACCTGTATATTGGCTGATATGCAGGGGCCAAAATATCGTGTTGGCGAGGTAGCGGATGGCGTTGAGGTAAAGGCTGGCGATCAAATTACCTTTGATCAGAATGAGGCGATTGGTTCAGCAACGCGTGTTGGCCTACCGCATCCTGAAATCTTTGCCGCTATGTATCCTGGCGCCCGCTTTCTGATGGATGACGGCAAGCTTGTTCTGGTTGTTAAAAGCCTGAGCAATGACAGTTTTGTTGCCGAGGTTGTTGTTGGTGGCCCTTTAAAAAGCCGCAAGGGTGTTAATATTCCCGATATCGTTCTAGATACCAAACCCCTTACCGAAAAGGATATGTCTGATCTGGAATTTGCCCTCAGCAAAAATGTTGATTGGGTAGCCTTGTCCTTTGTTCAGCGCGCCAGTGACATGGTTGAAGCCCGTACTTTGGTTGGTAAACGTGCCGCACTCATGGCTAAAATCGAAAAGCCTGCTGCCTTGAAAGAGTTAGCTGCAATTATCGAAGCTTCGGATGGCATAATGGTGGCGCGTGGGGATCTTGGCGTTGAATTGCCTCCCGAGGATGTGCCCGCCTGGCAAAAGAAGATTATTGCCAAATGCCGATTGGTTGGTAAGCCCGTTGTGGTTGCAACGCAGATGCTGGAATCGATGATTACCGCACCTGCGCCAACCCGTGCCGAAGCGTCTGACGTTGCGGGTGCTGTGTTTGACGGTACCGATGCTGTCATGCTGTCGGCTGAAACCGCTGCCGGCGCGTATCCGATCGAGTCGGTCGAGATCATGGCACGTATCGTACGCGCCGCCGAAGCGCATATTCGTGAGGATGATGCCAGTAAATATGCCCAGCTACCTGTCGAGCCAACGGTCTATCACGCAGTTGCCCGCGCCAGTGTGGCCTTGGCAGATGCGGTTGATGCCGATGTTATGGTTGCGTTTTCAACGTCTGGCAACACTGCTATCCGGATTGCGCGTGAACGTCCTGATACGCCCTTCATTGTGATGACACCGCATATGGAAGTGCAACGCAGACTTGCCCTGTTATGGGGGACAACAACAGCGCATAGTGCCTTTAGCCATGATTTTGAAAATGCGATTGCCGAAGCAGGCGACCTTGTCCGCAAAAAGGGTATGGCTAGTAAAGGCGGGCATATTGTGGTGGTGGCGGGTATGCCGTTTGGTATCGCGGGCACAACCAACTCGATGCGGGTTGTCCGCATCTAG
- a CDS encoding taurine ABC transporter substrate-binding protein has translation MKKILGTVMAMTVGAMALTTATVSHAADSVNVAFFLEWATPNQIAKVDKAYDEAMGVDVNWTNFDSGVQMSEAMLAGDIDIAYSQGLAPFVTAIQQGAPLKMVGIAVIYEANDCFVKNGLGITSANASELEGKTVAVPLNTMADFSFRKQMAALDVDTSTMTIVDQVPADGAASLRDGSVDMACIFGGASAAAAGEVGKPIMSSQEKMDAGIGSFDVVSVTESFAKENPDLLRTFLEVTDEANAAWMASDAQLRKVAADAGMDLKTTKDQMAGFVFPSVGEQLSDYFGKDGIAAAAAESLGLVFKKPGAWNVDQKIAKVITGEFLN, from the coding sequence ATGAAAAAGATTTTAGGAACTGTAATGGCAATGACTGTTGGTGCAATGGCACTGACAACAGCCACTGTATCACACGCCGCTGATAGCGTTAATGTTGCTTTCTTTCTGGAATGGGCAACCCCAAACCAGATTGCAAAAGTTGACAAGGCCTATGATGAAGCTATGGGCGTTGACGTGAACTGGACTAATTTTGACTCAGGCGTACAGATGAGCGAAGCCATGCTGGCTGGCGATATTGATATTGCTTATTCACAGGGTCTGGCACCATTTGTCACCGCGATCCAGCAGGGCGCACCGCTAAAGATGGTTGGTATTGCTGTTATCTATGAAGCCAATGACTGTTTTGTTAAAAACGGCCTAGGTATCACATCAGCAAATGCGTCCGAGCTTGAAGGCAAAACCGTTGCTGTGCCGTTGAACACAATGGCTGACTTCTCGTTCCGCAAGCAGATGGCGGCTCTGGATGTAGATACATCAACGATGACCATTGTCGATCAAGTCCCTGCCGATGGTGCCGCTTCACTTCGTGATGGTTCGGTTGACATGGCCTGTATCTTTGGTGGTGCATCGGCAGCGGCTGCTGGCGAGGTTGGCAAGCCAATCATGTCATCACAGGAAAAGATGGATGCAGGCATTGGTTCATTTGACGTTGTGTCCGTGACCGAGTCATTCGCCAAAGAAAACCCTGATCTTCTGCGCACCTTCCTTGAAGTGACTGATGAGGCGAACGCCGCATGGATGGCTTCGGACGCACAGCTCAGAAAAGTTGCCGCTGATGCTGGTATGGACCTTAAAACAACGAAAGACCAGATGGCTGGCTTCGTGTTCCCATCTGTTGGTGAGCAGTTGAGTGATTATTTTGGTAAAGACGGTATCGCTGCCGCTGCTGCCGAATCACTTGGCCTAGTCTTCAAAAAGCCAGGGGCTTGGAATGTTGATCAGAAAATCGCCAAAGTTATCACTGGCGAGTTTCTTAACTAA
- a CDS encoding ABC transporter ATP-binding protein — protein sequence MSGSKIEALKDIEFDLKHGEILTVLGPSGCGKTTLLNMVAGFITPTSGKLDLGGVPIEAPGAERGMVFQQGALFEWLTVSKNVDFGLRMKKTDPEENAALVEKWLDIVGLQGFGDTPTYQLSGGMQQRVALARCLVNDPDLILMDEPLGALDALTREKMQSLILELWKKTGKTIIVITHSVEEALLLGERLFVMAPRPGRIHREYNLPFAEMGLKRSLREIKQEKEFSKIREEILTMIWDMEEEIMGGV from the coding sequence ATGTCAGGTTCCAAAATTGAGGCACTGAAGGACATTGAATTTGATCTGAAACATGGTGAAATTCTGACTGTTCTAGGGCCATCTGGATGCGGTAAAACCACATTGCTGAATATGGTTGCTGGCTTTATCACGCCAACCAGCGGTAAGTTGGATCTTGGCGGCGTGCCGATTGAAGCACCAGGCGCCGAACGCGGTATGGTCTTTCAGCAAGGCGCATTATTTGAATGGCTGACCGTGTCCAAGAATGTCGATTTTGGCCTGCGGATGAAAAAGACCGACCCTGAAGAAAACGCCGCCCTTGTTGAAAAATGGCTCGATATTGTTGGCTTGCAGGGATTTGGCGATACACCGACATACCAGCTATCCGGCGGCATGCAACAGCGCGTTGCGCTGGCACGCTGTCTTGTAAATGACCCCGATCTTATTTTGATGGACGAGCCACTTGGTGCGCTTGACGCGTTGACACGCGAAAAAATGCAGTCACTGATTCTCGAATTATGGAAGAAAACAGGTAAAACCATCATCGTTATCACCCACTCGGTTGAGGAAGCCCTATTATTAGGCGAGCGTCTATTTGTAATGGCGCCACGCCCTGGTCGTATCCATCGTGAATATAATCTTCCTTTTGCTGAAATGGGTCTGAAGCGGTCGCTTCGCGAGATCAAACAGGAAAAAGAATTCAGCAAGATCCGCGAAGAAATCCTGACTATGATCTGGGATATGGAAGAGGAGATTATGGGCGGTGTTTGA
- a CDS encoding ABC transporter permease — protein sequence MFEWLSDNRAIIALFMILALIVSFIWSIFVGLKETKLRAKDEVFGDPERTKGGWYWAVCGVSALLLLWFHYSWGTARAVFPNAANELCQIAKIDESMASISAALPIGSRYLKSTTLVVRNGQQVDKLVANMPAGIFSAREEAELDIVLRDMSALMATLSNPDYIDPKAIAELADVERALGDLAYILRQGPNGATPSAAALAQPKWGTSEVEIPILPMTPRGVLFDKISAEVIPITDQFLNIRNISPEAKQLIASTKATIAKLNEPDPSITLDEAGEKTRKAYIKSVDRIFKRLDDGVIFPSASMQGMHEAVADLYDAVGDAKGGLGIVESVFFPGQGIVKSRTQCTEQGPGRWLPKPTDIIATFSQLANPNLETGGGFKGTTLLWWKWLSIADVVAFLIPDGLVDALPGSYGTHGTAGEFKPNYKDKLLAVAQGDVYLGSIPMLDGHIWDSLFRVIVALTLGILLGVPLGIYMGVSRFFKSFFDPLIELYRPVPPLAWAPLILTIFGIQDDGKIFLLFMVAFAIMVISARTGASGTQLSKIRASHSLGATNQQIMRHVILPNAMPEILTGIRIAVGVCWGTLVAAEMLAGTTGLGFIENVARTVADYELIWVTIILLGMLGLLFDIIMRWVISKTIPWRGKG from the coding sequence GTGTTTGAGTGGCTTTCCGATAACCGGGCGATAATAGCCCTTTTCATGATACTTGCATTGATCGTCAGCTTTATATGGTCGATCTTTGTCGGCTTGAAAGAAACAAAACTGCGCGCCAAAGATGAAGTCTTTGGTGATCCCGAACGCACAAAAGGCGGCTGGTACTGGGCCGTATGCGGTGTATCAGCATTATTGCTTTTGTGGTTCCATTATTCATGGGGTACAGCCCGCGCCGTATTCCCCAACGCCGCCAATGAATTGTGCCAGATTGCTAAAATTGATGAATCCATGGCGTCGATCAGCGCCGCGCTTCCGATTGGTTCGCGTTATCTGAAATCGACAACATTGGTTGTGCGGAATGGCCAGCAAGTTGACAAGCTGGTCGCAAACATGCCAGCAGGTATTTTCAGCGCGCGCGAAGAAGCCGAACTGGATATTGTTCTTCGCGATATGAGCGCCCTGATGGCAACGCTTTCCAACCCAGATTATATCGACCCGAAAGCCATTGCCGAACTGGCTGACGTTGAACGCGCATTGGGTGATCTTGCTTACATCCTTCGTCAAGGGCCAAATGGCGCAACGCCAAGTGCCGCCGCGCTGGCACAACCGAAATGGGGTACTTCGGAAGTTGAAATCCCGATATTGCCTATGACCCCTCGCGGCGTTCTGTTTGATAAAATCAGCGCCGAAGTCATTCCCATCACGGATCAATTCCTCAACATCCGCAACATATCGCCTGAGGCAAAGCAGCTGATCGCCAGCACCAAGGCCACGATTGCAAAACTGAATGAACCGGATCCGTCAATCACCCTTGACGAAGCTGGTGAAAAAACCCGTAAAGCCTATATCAAGTCAGTTGACCGTATCTTTAAACGCCTTGATGACGGTGTTATTTTTCCATCGGCATCAATGCAGGGCATGCATGAAGCTGTTGCCGATCTTTACGACGCTGTAGGTGATGCCAAGGGCGGCCTCGGCATTGTTGAATCGGTGTTTTTCCCGGGACAGGGCATTGTTAAATCACGCACGCAATGTACCGAGCAGGGGCCAGGTCGCTGGTTACCCAAACCTACCGATATCATTGCAACATTTTCGCAATTGGCGAACCCCAATCTGGAAACAGGTGGCGGCTTCAAAGGCACCACTTTACTATGGTGGAAATGGCTGTCCATTGCCGATGTTGTCGCCTTCTTGATTCCTGATGGGCTTGTTGATGCTCTGCCAGGAAGCTATGGCACACACGGCACCGCTGGCGAGTTTAAGCCCAACTATAAGGACAAATTACTGGCTGTGGCACAGGGCGATGTCTATCTAGGCTCAATCCCGATGCTGGACGGTCATATATGGGATTCTCTATTTCGCGTTATTGTTGCCTTGACCTTGGGCATCCTTCTTGGTGTGCCATTGGGCATCTATATGGGTGTGTCACGGTTTTTCAAATCCTTCTTTGACCCGTTGATCGAGCTTTATCGTCCGGTGCCGCCGTTGGCATGGGCGCCGTTGATTCTGACCATTTTTGGCATTCAGGATGATGGTAAAATCTTTCTGCTCTTCATGGTCGCCTTTGCGATCATGGTGATTTCGGCACGCACAGGTGCATCTGGAACGCAATTGTCAAAAATTCGGGCATCGCATTCGCTTGGTGCAACAAACCAGCAAATTATGCGCCATGTCATTCTACCAAATGCCATGCCTGAAATTCTGACCGGTATTCGTATCGCTGTTGGTGTTTGCTGGGGCACGTTGGTTGCTGCCGAAATGCTGGCAGGCACAACCGGACTGGGCTTTATCGAGAATGTGGCGCGGACAGTTGCTGATTACGAGCTGATCTGGGTGACAATCATTTTGCTAGGTATGCTTG